In Herbaspirillum seropedicae, a single window of DNA contains:
- a CDS encoding phosphopantetheine-binding protein, producing MQDLEQDIKQLIIEALDLEDLAPEDIDSAAPLFGDGLGLDSIDALELGMSLQKRYGIKLSANSEETRKHFASVQALAALVASHQATA from the coding sequence ATGCAAGACCTGGAACAAGATATCAAGCAACTCATCATCGAGGCCCTCGACCTGGAAGACCTGGCCCCCGAGGACATCGACAGCGCCGCGCCCCTGTTCGGCGATGGCCTGGGCCTGGATTCCATCGACGCGCTGGAACTGGGCATGAGCCTGCAGAAGCGCTATGGCATCAAGCTCTCGGCCAATTCCGAAGAAACCCGCAAGCATTTCGCCTCGGTGCAGGCGCTGGCTGCCCTGGTGGCCAGCCACCAGGCCACGGCCTGA
- a CDS encoding membrane protein, with protein sequence MKPPAMPRLATLAGPLLILLYPLLIWYAHGKLEPRTLALSLVLIAVVRLFATRTGGPLRWMGVAALALAAPAVYWNALLPLKLYPVAISAGMLALFGYSLYKPPTVIERMARLGSPDLPLFVIAYTRRVTQVWCLFFAINGSIALGTALWCSPAVWSMYTGVISYIAMGLLFAGEYLVRLYVRRQHHA encoded by the coding sequence ATGAAGCCTCCCGCGATGCCCAGGCTGGCCACGCTGGCCGGTCCGCTGTTGATCCTGCTCTATCCCCTGTTGATCTGGTACGCCCACGGCAAGCTCGAGCCACGCACCCTGGCCTTGTCCCTGGTGCTCATCGCCGTGGTGCGCCTGTTCGCCACCCGCACCGGCGGCCCCCTGCGCTGGATGGGCGTGGCCGCCCTGGCGCTGGCCGCACCGGCCGTGTACTGGAATGCGCTGCTGCCGCTGAAGCTCTATCCGGTCGCCATCAGCGCCGGCATGCTGGCCCTGTTCGGCTACAGCCTCTACAAGCCGCCCACCGTGATCGAACGCATGGCGCGGCTGGGTTCGCCGGACCTGCCGCTGTTCGTCATCGCCTATACGCGCCGGGTCACCCAGGTGTGGTGCCTGTTCTTCGCCATCAATGGCAGCATCGCCCTGGGTACGGCCCTGTGGTGTTCGCCTGCGGTATGGTCGATGTACACCGGTGTCATTTCCTACATCGCCATGGGCCTGCTGTTTGCCGGCGAATACCTGGTGCGCCTGTATGTACGGCGCCAGCATCATGCGTGA
- a CDS encoding lysophospholipid acyltransferase family protein, with protein sequence MLDRVFALIDRGWRILATGMCFALFGLGGLLLRLVVFPILQLLVRDAQQRVLWARHIIRLAFRAFVELMRICGVIRYEISGLERLNRNGQLILANHPTLIDTVLLMAFVRHADCIVKNALWRNPFTRGPIRAAGYISNDQGPDLIEDCIRSIRSGGNLIIFPEGTRTPTDGQISLKRGAANVAVRCGCPITPVRIRCTPVTLSKGEKWWQVPARRAHFRLQIGDDLHLDHIIGAGQPHPADNPTLAARQLTTYLQQYFMKEN encoded by the coding sequence ATGCTTGATCGGGTCTTCGCGCTGATCGACCGTGGCTGGCGCATCCTGGCCACGGGCATGTGCTTTGCGCTGTTCGGCCTGGGTGGCCTGCTGTTGCGGCTGGTGGTCTTCCCCATCCTGCAGCTGCTGGTGCGCGACGCGCAGCAGCGCGTGCTGTGGGCGCGCCATATCATCCGCCTGGCGTTTCGCGCCTTCGTCGAACTGATGCGAATCTGCGGTGTGATCCGTTATGAAATCTCGGGCCTGGAACGCCTGAACCGCAATGGCCAGTTGATCCTGGCCAATCACCCTACGCTCATCGACACGGTGCTGCTGATGGCCTTCGTGCGCCACGCCGACTGCATCGTCAAGAACGCCCTGTGGCGCAATCCATTTACCCGCGGCCCCATCCGCGCCGCCGGCTACATCAGCAATGACCAGGGACCGGACCTGATCGAGGATTGCATCCGCTCCATCCGCAGCGGTGGCAATCTCATCATCTTCCCCGAAGGCACCCGCACGCCCACGGACGGCCAGATCAGCCTCAAGCGCGGCGCCGCCAACGTGGCGGTGCGCTGCGGCTGCCCCATCACGCCGGTGCGCATCCGCTGCACGCCGGTGACCCTCTCCAAGGGAGAGAAATGGTGGCAGGTGCCGGCCAGGCGCGCGCACTTCCGCCTGCAGATCGGCGACGACCTTCACCTGGACCACATCATCGGCGCCGGCCAGCCGCACCCTGCCGACAATCCCACGCTCGCCGCCCGGCAGCTGACGACCTACCTGCAACAGTACTTCATGAAAGAGAACTAG
- a CDS encoding acyl carrier protein, with amino-acid sequence MTTLTPDMTKDEITVWIVDMLHEMFEIDKAAITPQSNLYTDLDIDSIDAVDIVVKLNQTTGKRIQPDVFRSVRTVQDVVEILATLMREQAHA; translated from the coding sequence ATGACCACTCTGACACCTGACATGACCAAGGACGAAATCACCGTGTGGATCGTCGATATGCTGCACGAGATGTTCGAGATCGACAAAGCGGCCATCACGCCCCAGTCCAACCTCTACACCGATCTCGACATCGACAGCATCGACGCCGTCGACATCGTGGTCAAGCTCAACCAGACCACCGGCAAGCGCATCCAGCCCGACGTCTTCCGCAGCGTGCGCACGGTGCAGGACGTCGTCGAGATCCTGGCGACCCTGATGCGCGAACAAGCGCACGCGTGA